AACCTCTACAAAAGTAGAGGATCTTGGAAACCACTTGCATAGTGATCTTACTTGGTGTGGTGGCCCGGCTCTGCTCTCAGCAGGGGCAGGTTGGGTTTGCCATTGCTGGGACTGAGTGGCCCTGTGTTGCAGCCGCCTTACTCAAGGGAGCAGATGCCATCAGTCAAGTCAGTGAAGTATTTTACTCTGGCTGGGGAGCCGGGCATAGCTTTTCAAGGCAGGAGTTTTATAATCATAGAAGTCGTTCTTAAGATGGACTTGCAGCAGGCAGTGAATGGATGGTTGTCTGAGTAAAGGAGTTTAGAGGTTTTCTTTGAAGCCATAGAAGAAGTCCATTTCTGCTCTTGGCTTTTTATAATACTGTAACCCTCGACAGTGCTACCATTTTCTTACCTTTACTTTAGCTCCCACTGTAAGACCAGGAAGAAGTGCAGCAACCCTTCAAAGATTCCTTCTGCTCCCCTATCACGATACTTCCCTGCCTTCTTCATGGTGACTGGCTTATCACacccctctttcctctccttctttggtaaaagaaagggagaagcacAGGGCTGTGAAGGGGATGTTAATTCCCTGCCATGAGCTGCAGCACATAGTTCCCACACAACTACACTCATTGGACTACAAATTTTCACATGTAAGAAAAGGTCAGTTTTGTAAAATAATGAACTACTGAAAATTAGCATAGTTTGGAAAGATTTCTCATGTATCTACTTGGTGACAGTGAATGAGTCTACTAATCTGCTTTTAATAAGAGGCTTCGTCCTTTCCCCCCTTCATCTAGAACTCTGTTTGACCTCGAACGTCAAAAGTCAGACAGTTCCATCTTATAAGCAGCATCATTTTGGATTCTGGTACAGCATTCTCCATCCTGCCGTGATCTGTGTAAGGTGTTTTGTTGTGAGGTATTTTGCTCCTCTTTAGTCCCTGAGTTGCCATAGGTCAGACATTCACTACCTAGCTGGCTGCCTTGCACACCTTGGGGGTGATGCCCAAGTGGAGGAGTGAGAGGAGATTGGGGCTTGAGAGGCTGCAAAGGGCCAGCGTGACTCTGGTTTGGCTCTACGGGGAAAGGTCCTGGACAGTACCTGGGGGAACAACAATACTGATGCCCAGCACCCAGCCCTTGCGATTCGGCTTTAACTGATCTGAGGGGAGTCCTGGGcacagatacattttaaaagctcCCTCGGTGATCTAAACATGCAGCCGTGGTTGAGAGCCACTGccctggtgttttattttttgttcttaaaaaggATAAACAAGCCTGTTCAGTCACAGATGTGCATGGATATATTTATAAGCCCCTgttgaaattcttaaaagaagCATGGTAAATAGGAAAATACTCTAAACGAAagctgttgttttttaaaaaatcatttcctcGTTCATTTTGAAACTTTCTTGCTTATGTTGGCAGACCGATGATAAGGGTGTTTTTGCAACACACCTTTCTCAAGAGTACCAGCTGGCAGCTGAAACATTTCATTTGACCCAGTCTCAGGTGTGGGATCTGTCTTATGAATCCATCAGCTACATCTTTGCTTCTGACAGCACCAAGTCTGATCTGAGGAAGAAGTGGAATCATCTGAAGCCAAAAGTGTTCCATTTTTAAGCTGTAATGAGGTGAACTACTTTCGAGTATGTATGACAACCTAGATCTCCCTGCTGTATCCCACTTAGTAAGCTGTCCACTGCTCCCTCCCGTGGAAGCATAGCAGCCAAGTGCCGTGGGCTCCAACACTAGCACCTTACTCACGGCGGATGCCCAGTCTCTCTTAAACTGACTGGCAGGCTCTGAGGTCGTCCATGGCTCACCTCCATGCTGCTTACAGGAAGGGACTTGAAAGTTGCTGCTCACTGAACTCCCCATTCCAGCAGTGATTTTGACTTAACAGTCCTTCATTAGTGATCATGAAACTTCAAGAAAATCAAAGTAGGTTCTCATCAGGAAAAGTTTTGGAATTACTAGTCTAAATAAggtgaagagagaaggaaaaacagattgTCGCCAAAACCTTTAAGCCATCTAGCTTGTGATGACAGCTCTGTATTTTGTTGTGCTTACTTTAATCGGACTCCTTTCACTTAAGTATTCCCCAGAACTGTGGACTCCAGGGATACCATGCATTTTTGTGAATCCCAGTAGCCAGGGTTAATCTCCTTTGGGTGGGTGACCCTAAGTGACAGATAAAGCTAGCTCCTGATATCTGCCTTTGCCCTTCTCATGATTAATCCTCCTGGAGTCAAGATACATTTTAGATTTTGAATCGAACAATGGAGAGAGAATTGATCCATTCTTATGTTCATATCTCATCTTCCCTCCCCTACCTGGTTACCATAAAAATAATTCTCTACAGAGTTGACAAGACAGCCTCTATACTCAGATTACAGTAAAAGAGAAATGgcagtgctctctctctctccctctgtgtaTATATacgaatgtatgtatgtgtgtgtgtgtgtgtgtattaagttCTGTGGCATTGGCCATACAGAATAAGCAATAAAGGGAAGAATGATAGcatggggaaaataaaaagaaataatagcacTAAGGAAACAATTGATGAGAACAGATATGACTGTCCAGCTCCtaatatattcttgcttcctctgCTGCACATGCCATCCAGTCTGTCCCTACAAAGGCTGAACAAGTATTAAAAGGGAGGGGTGCATAGATCCTCTTGCTCCCCCATCAGTGGGCttggtttctgtttcttagaaTGTTTGAAGACtatgtattattttttgcttcttcCATCCTCAGGAGTGGCAGATTGGGTGGCAGATAATGGTTTGTGAGCTAGTTTGAGATAAAATTGGGTTTTCCTTGCTAAGAGTTTTGCCTTTgccctattccttttttttttaaacatttttattggagtataattgctttacaatggtgtgttagtttctgctgtataacaaagtgaatcagctatacatatacatatatccccatatctcctccctcttgcgtctccctcccaccctccctatcccacccctctaggtggacacaaagcaccgagctgatctccctgtgctatgcggctgcttcccactagctttctgttttacatttggtagtgtatatatgtccatgccactctctcacttcatctcagcttacccttcccccttcctgtgtcctcaagtccattctctacgtctgcgtctttattcctgtcctgcccctaggttcttcagaaccttttttttttttttttttaagattccatatatctgtgttagcatatggtatttgtttttctctttctgacttacttcaccctgtatgagtctctcggtccatccacctcactacaaataactcaatttcgtttctttttatggctgagtaatattccattgtatatatgtgccacatctttatccattcatctgtcgatggacacttaggttgcttccatgtcctggctattgtaaatagagctgcgtagacattgtggtacatcactctgtgaattatggttttcttgccCTATTCCTTTTGCACATTCTCTTCATCTGGAGGTTGGAGGGCTGGTCCTGGGTCTTTTAAAATTGACTCATTCTCCATGCCCAGTTATGATGGGTCCCAATGGATATGGATACAGATACTAaggaaagatttttatttctattttaccacATTCTAATTTGTTTTTCAGCCTAGAACATAAAGATTCAGACAGGCATACCTGTAGTAACCCCACACAGGCAGCCAGAAAAGCAGGTAAAGATTTATCTTTTCCTACCAGCAACAACTTAATCATAATttgcatatatacatttttttaaaaaacacctagagaacCACTGGGCATTTTATAGATAGAATTTTTATTAACATGGTATCCCTGAGAGGCAGATTAAGGTGTAAACACTGTTCTGCTTTACAGAAAGGGAAATGGAGGCAGGTTGACTTACACATAAGACATTTGGAACCAGAATTTGTATCTGTTGGTGCCACAACCAGTGCTTTTCCCACAAGACTATACATAGATATACTGAAGACAAGTgatctctcattttttaaaaaacactatagCACACTTCCTAAACTATCTCAGATCCCGAGGCATTGCTTTAGACTCGTGTTTCTTGTATCTTCCTGTCTGCTTAGGCAACATAATTGAGACACCATCTCCCCTTAATTCGTAAGAGTTAGGAATTAGGAAATTCCCTCAGCACCAGAACCCTAACTAATCTTTCATCTACCACGGTAAGCTATGGATTTTAGAAAATTCTAcctccccacttctctctcaGATCTCATTCCCATCCCAACTCATTCAATGTGACTAATGATGCAGCTACTTATCCCAGGCCTTGGCCATCACTCACGTTCTTCTTTCCTCTGAACTGCCCATTGAAGTATCTTCTTAAGATACTGGTTTCTGACCTTCGTCTCCCATAGGAGCTAGTCCCCTAAGACTGCTCATACTTCTTCCCCAGTGCCAGTCAGCTGTTTCCTTGTCAGTAAGCACAGCACAGTACCTGATTTACTCTGGAGGATGGGAGCCCATCTCCTGATCTGCCTGGCACTCCATGTTTTAGCTGAGGCGAGTCCCTCTCTGCCTTCTGCATGGCCCATATCTTGCTACCTCTCCAATTCTGTGCTACTCCAAGCTTTGTCTAACCTTCCTTACAGTCTGTCCTTTGCCCTCTGCTCCCTTGCTCCCCAGTTTTCCCATTTTTCACCCATTCAGCACTCAGTTTTGCAATGAGTTTTGGAAAGTTCATCCCACCCAGTAACCTTCCCTCTGAGCACTGCCTGCTTCATGAAGCCTTCCtaattaaagagaagaaaatacctGTTAAATTTTTTCCAAACTCTAATGCATCAGACCTCAAGTTTTATGCATAGTGTTACTACCTAGCTTTCTAGATTTCTCTAAAACTGTTGCAGCTATACATGTGCACTATTTGTCCATGTCAGTGTCATCTGTTTTAGTTTGTAAGGAAGAGGACAGGGTCTGTTTAACTTGTGCTGTACCTGCTCAtcatactgctatgaacatgtgggCAATTAATTCAATACTATttgatcataaagatcagaattACACTTGCATTTGAACAGCTGCTTTTAAAAGTAGATGTATACAGTtgaatatgtgtgcatgtgtgtgtgtaagtattgTCAACTCCACTGACCAAAGATAATCTGTCCTCCTTACCATTAGGGTAAAGAGATGTTGGCACAAAGTGGTCTGTTTTCCCAGTCCGTGGGAATGTGGCAAGTGGCCTCTGCGCATTGCAGGTCAGTATTATGTCCACAGGGTGCATGACACTAGCCCATGTGTTTAGAGTGTGTGGAATATGGACAGTTCCCTCTTGGCAGTTCTAACTGCTTTCCCTATCACCACATCCAACTGGCTTGCTCTTTAAGCTTCTAGACCACAAGGGACACATGAAATTCTGATGAGatggaccagaaaaaaaaaaatcacaccagaCGCTgtaaatacagtatttttctatTCCAAAGCTTCTAGAGCTTGGAAGAAACTAAGAAATCCAGGGTTCACACCTCAGTATTTATACGAGGTTTACATTGTTTCCCCATATAGCACACCTAGGTTCTTGACAAAATGACTTATAGGTCAGAACCAAATTGAACACTTAAACTCTTGTTTAAGGTAAAGGAAGAGTGTGCATGACAAATATATCATTCTGAGCACAGGGTTAAGTGAGCAGGAAAAGTCAttcttctttgcatttccattgCTATATAAAGAGCTACACCCATTCAATGAGAATTCTTACTACTTCTCCATGAAATGCTGCTGTGATGGGTTTTTCTAGTTGAAATGCAGTCTATAACAGGATGAGTAAAGAAGGGTGCACGTCACACTCATAGGATCTACTACTGTGTCCTCTCTATTAAGGGAACAACATAGGCACTGAGAGGGAAAGGTGTTGCCGTCAATAAAGGCAAGGAGAGGGAATGAAATCTTCCTTTCATTCTTAAGATGCTTTGGGAATTTGACTCTAGATCCAGAAGAAACATAGGAACAAAGAGTGGGGTAAATTCTAGAGTATTTCCTAAACTAGTCAGGCACAAATTAGGAGATGGATCTCACTATTGGAGGACTTTTCTAAACAATTTCAATACATGTAATGAGACTGTTTTCTTCATAGATCCTCAGGGGCTTACTTAGGGGCTGGCTGTGAGAGAAGCTTTTCTCGTGTATGGATCTCTCGGTGCTTATTAAGAGCAGAACTTTTACTGAAGCACTTGCCACAGTCATGACAcccatagggtttctctcctgtgtgggtTCTGTGGTGTGCACGTAAGTCAGAACTCTTACTGAAACTCTTTCCACAGTCAGGACACACATGGGGTCTCTCCCCTGTGTGTATCCTTCGATGTGCACTAAAATGAGAACTGTTATTGAAGCTTTTCCCACACTCTTCACACTGATAGGGCTTTTCTCCTGTGTGGGTTCTCTGGTGAATGATAAGGCTTGAGCTCTGGTTGAAGCGTTTTCCACACTCACCACACTGATacggtttctctcctgtgtggatTCTTCTATGGGTGATGAAATTTGAACTGTCACGGAAGCTTTTCCCACAGTCAAGACatttataaggtttctctccagtgtggattctCCGGTGTCTAATGAGGCGTGCACTCCGACTGAAGCTTTTCCCACAGTCAGCACATTTATATGGATTTTCTACTTGAGGGGATATCTGATGCATGAGATGGGAGTTTGGACCAAAGCTTTTGCCATATCTGAGATATTTATAGGGTCTCTCCCCCAAGTAAGGTCTCTGATGACTTAGAACTTTACCTAGACTCCTCTCTGGGAATGTtggttttcctcttctctcccctggGGTCTTCTCCCACTGTCTTCCTGATCTACATTCACTCTCAATGCCTTTACCTTGATTAAGATGCCGGGGAATTTTCCTCTCAGACCTTGCAAGTAACGTCCTGTGTAGTTGTACTTCCTCAGCAATATCCCGTTTTAGATTCTCTTCATTCTCAAATCCAGCCTCAAAACCTGACATAAGAATAGAATTTTAGAAGTTATCCGTTTTCTCAGTTATGTACCAGGGTAAAGCAAGTATCACATTAGatgattaaatgtaaaaattaggGAGCTCTAGATCCCTAATAACTACCATCTGTTAAAATTCCGATGTTTTACTTCTCTAATGGAATCGATGCTCTATGGAACACACTTAAAGAATGCTGATCTAAAGaacttttggaaaagaaaacttatttATCAAATGCCCAagcactgtgttaagtgcttCACTGTGGTACTTCATTTACatcaaccttatgaggtaggtctTAACATATGAGCGAATTTAcagggttaagtaacttgctctaaGGTACTCAACTAATAAACAACATAGTCTAgattcacatacatatatatgtgtgactCCAAAATCAGAATAATTTTCCTCACAAGGAGGGAAGCCATAATGACGTTTTGGGGTTCTTTTTCTTATACAGTAGCTGAGATTCAAAGGATCAGTTCCCTCAGAAATCTCAGACTTTTGCATAAGTGTGTCTGAAGAAAGAGGTTATCAGGTGTTCATATATGTGAATAAAGCAAGCATACAGCTGGTGTACAAGctgaaactagaagaaaaaacaaatgagaatgaactttaaaaatcaacttcATCCATCTATGGGTATATGACATGCTACTTGGGAAATGTAGGCTTTCAGATTCCCTGCTAGGTAAACTGCCTAGTAACCTAGCAGGTCACATGCTAGTCTTATGGCTAGTTTACAAAGTCTGCAGCCGTCTCAGATTGATGCTGTAGTGTGAGGAGGCAGGTCAAGTGAATAGGGGATATAAACTAGCTGCTTTATAATAGACAGGAAacatggagaagagagaaggtgGTCACAATAAGAATCCATGAGAGCTGGGTGTAGAGGCCACTTCTGGTCTTCAATCTCATGATTTTTCTCCTAAATCCCACTGCCTTCCCTTTGCTATTTGCTATATCTACCTTAAGAAGTAAAAGGATCTTACCACTGGGGCTCTGAAATAAGACTGGAGCACGGGTCATAGCCTCTGGGGGTACCTCGGTATCTTCTTCATCATCTTCAGAATCTTCTTCTATGGCCTCATCTGCTTCCTCGGCTTGCTTCTCGGCTTCGGCCTCACTGGTCTCCTGGGTGGGACACAAGGCTGCCTCCTCTTCCCGGACATCACTGGGCAGGGCAGCACCCCGGGCACTCACCAAAGCATCCATCTCTTCAAAGAAGGGACAGGTCTCTGGTGCTTGGCCATTCTTGACCTTCCGATAGCTGGTGTGGAGGCTTTTAAACTTGGTCCGACACTGCTCTGGTGTCCTAAGGAAGCCATATTCCCATAACCGCTCAGCTACTGCTCCATACAACTGGCTGTTGCGGTGGCAGTTCTGGAGGGCTTCATAAAACTGAGTCTCACTAAGAATTGCAAGGTAGGTCTTTGTCTCTTCATAGCCCCAGTGTACACCTGCCACCAGAAGAGAAATTTCAGCACCACTTAATCCAGGGCTTTATAGTCTCAATTCCTCAGTCCTATCATCTGCATCATGAAAAATCACCTAAGCTCGGGCTCCTAGGTGAAAAAGTAAAAACACCTCATGTTTCCAAAATCAATACGAACTCTCAGAATGTTCTGCTTCTCTATATCCTATATCAATTTCACAGAGACCTTTATTCCTACATTCTGTTCAAAAGAGGCCTTTCCACCTTATCACTGTAACAATCATTATGTACTCTGAGGCAGGTGTACAGAATGCATTTCCCCATTCTTCCGGTAATTCTGGAATTCTGATCCTAATTAGAAAATAACTGGTATGGGGAAGAAGACCCACAATCAGTCACTGTCAGCCATGAGCCATCCCTAAATTCTCTGATCAATCTTTTTCTACCAGTCCTACTTCCTTATGAATTAAGTTTCCCATAGAATGACTCAAAATCCCAAGGAAGAGTCTCTTTCAGAATCACACTGCTGCTTAATCCAATCCCTTTTACGGCCCTTCTTCACTTGCCACAATCTCAAAAAAAGCCAACCCAGCAATAGCAAAGACCTGAAGGGTACAAGATAAGAACCTGTAGTCATGCACCATCTTAGGAGTGaaggagtggcagagccaggaagaggaaggaagcagagcAGATAGCATCTTCTGGCCTGAGCTCTGCTAATGCTGCAGGCCATCCCAGCTTGGGCAGTACTTCTTCAGGATGACTACAGGCTCTGCTCCCTGAAGGTAccgaagggagagggaagggagattCTAAGAGCCTTCCTCCCACTTGAGAGCTAGCTGGAGATTACACTGCTTCCATTACCCTCCACTCACTGCAAGTAATGCAGCTAGCACATGTGCCATGATTGTGATTTACCGAAATTTATTCCAGTGACAAaacggggaaaaaaaaattttttttttttaatttaggccatgcagcatgcaggatcttagttcccagaccagggatagaacccatgccccctgcagtggaagctcagagtcccaatcactggaccaccagggaaatcccaaatttttttttaaaaaggaaaaggaggggcttccctggtggtgcaatggttaagaatctgcctgccaatgcaggggacatgggttcgagccctggtccgggaagatcccacatgccatggagcaacaaagcctgtgtaccacaactactgagcctgcatgccacaactactgaagccaacgtgactagagcccgtgctccataacaagataagccactgcaatgagaagccagcacaccgcaatgaagagtagcccccgctcgacacaactaaagaaagcccacgtgcagcaacgaagacccaacgcagccaaaaataaataaataaatttatttatttatttattttaaaaaggaaaagaaaaagtccaaGACAGAAGAAGACTAGAACAGAAGTAACAACACATATAATAAAACATGGAAGGGACACATAACTGTTCCCAGTGGAACTGCAACTCTAGAGTAGTCCTGCTGCTGTGccacattttacagttgaggacgCAAACTGTGAAATGGCCAGATAGCTGTGCGAGGTCACCCAGCTGATTAGTGGTCAGGGTTAGAAACGAAGTCTCCTGATTCATACTTGGTGCTCTTCCCATAGCAACATGGTTGTACAAATTACATCAACAGTaataagtgatattttaaaatggttcCATAGGCAAATAATATTTCAGCAGAGTGTTAAGCAAGGTTTCTTGCTGCAAGACTTCTTAGTCCTGTTAAAATGCCAATGTGTGTTGCAGATCTCACAGAGGAAACAAAATGTTTCCCCAACTTTGGGCAGTCCTTCACTATGCTCTTCTAAGTAAAAAGGAACACATAATAAACTGACCTTGAGTTTGGAGAAGTAAAGATAAAACACCAGTTCATAtaaggtgctcaacaaatattagttaaAGATAATACAGTACCAAGTTTTTCTCAGCCTTCAGTGATTttgtaatcaggaaaaaatattttaagaaagaaatggaaggaatgATACTCCTTTTCAGGAGTCTCTTGAACTCTGAGTGTActtctttaaaatatctaaaattattctCTACTTACTATTAGCTCAATGATTTTCccacaaaagagaatgaaatacacAGACTAAGAAGTGCCTCTGTTCTCTAAGTGACAAAGCTGGCAGGTGACATTAAGCTTCCTGACTCCACATCCAGCCTCATAACTCCTCAGTCTAATCCTAAAACCCCAAGAAGAAAAGCTTACCACTTGGGCTTCGGAAAAGGACGGGTGTGGTGGACTTGTCGGGGTCCTGGGGGGTGGCCTCCTGGCCCACTTCCTCACTGTCAGACTCTTCAGCCATGGCATCTTCTCCCTCCTTATGCTGCCAGTCCTGTTGCTCTGGCTCCTCAGTCTCAGCATCACTGCCCACCAGGCCAGAGTGAGAGGCTGCCTCCTCCAGGCCATTACTGGGCAGGGCAATGACCTGGGCACTCATCAGGGCTTCCATCTCTTCAAAGAAGGGGCAGGTCTCAGGTGGGTGGCCACTCTTGACTTTCCGATAGCTCTTCTGGAGACCTTTGAACTTGGTCCTACACTGCTCCAGGGTCCGGAGGAACCCATACTCCCGGAGCCGCTCAGCCACAGCCCCATACACTTGGCTGTTTCGATGACAGTTTCGGAGAGCCTCGTAAAACTCAGTTTGACTGAGAATTGCGAGGAGAGTTCTGGTCTCTTCATAGCCCCAGTGCACACCTGCCACCTTCTCATCCTCGAAGCCCCAGTGATCCTGTTCCACCcagcttcttctctctctcctggatGGTAACAGATCAGCATGCATTTGTTTGTCTCCTGTGTGACTGCCTCTTGGGAATTCCTTCTCCTTGAAGCCCAGATCTGGGATCCATGGCTCTCCTTGCTCCAACTTGGAGACCACACTGGATTTAGGAAATGGAAATCCTGCTTGCAGGGAGGCAAACAAAGGATATCATAGTTTGGACTGATCATAAAAAACATCTCTGAGTTCAGACCTGCCTTTTTTATCCAAGAGGTTTATAAAGCAAAGTatctaagaaaatgttttcagaaagtTCAACAGGTTGAAGAAAGTGGGGAAAAATACATGAAACctcaaaaaatgagaaatattttactttccaGAGCAGGGTGACAAGAGAGGAAAACGTTCTGTTGTGTGTTCAGAGCAGATAATTCTGTTCCAAGTTGCTCCCTAGCTCTCCTAACCACTTGTAGGCAGGTCCTGCACTGCTGGAAAGTCACCTCCTGCCTCCTACACAGCTGACCAACGTGGGGGTTATTCCAAGTACAGCTCATAGCAGGCCCTCTGGATCCATGGTTCCTCCACATCTGCAGACTTACCCAACCACAGTACTGTAGtaattactattgaaaaatatccatgtataagtggacccacac
Above is a genomic segment from Pseudorca crassidens isolate mPseCra1 chromosome 1, mPseCra1.hap1, whole genome shotgun sequence containing:
- the ZSCAN29 gene encoding zinc finger and SCAN domain-containing protein 29 isoform X5; this encodes MGTKAMSRKWRGGSGSGGRIRKRAWKTWTFGFPFPKSSVVSKLEQGEPWIPDLGFKEKEFPRGSHTGDKQMHADLLPSRRERRSWVEQDHWGFEDEKVAGVHWGYEETRTLLAILSQTEFYEALRNCHRNSQVYGAVAERLREYGFLRTLEQCRTKFKGLQKSYRKVKSGHPPETCPFFEEMEALMSAQVIALPSNGLEEAASHSGLVGSDAETEEPEQQDWQHKEGEDAMAEESDSEEVGQEATPQDPDKSTTPVLFRSPSGVHWGYEETKTYLAILSETQFYEALQNCHRNSQLYGAVAERLWEYGFLRTPEQCRTKFKSLHTSYRKVKNGQAPETCPFFEEMDALVSARGAALPSDVREEEAALCPTQETSEAEAEKQAEEADEAIEEDSEDDEEDTEVPPEAMTRAPVLFQSPSGFEAGFENEENLKRDIAEEVQLHRTLLARSERKIPRHLNQGKGIESECRSGRQWEKTPGERRGKPTFPERSLGKVLSHQRPYLGERPYKYLRYGKSFGPNSHLMHQISPQVENPYKCADCGKSFSRSARLIRHRRIHTGEKPYKCLDCGKSFRDSSNFITHRRIHTGEKPYQCGECGKRFNQSSSLIIHQRTHTGEKPYQCEECGKSFNNSSHFSAHRRIHTGERPHVCPDCGKSFSKSSDLRAHHRTHTGEKPYGCHDCGKCFSKSSALNKHREIHTREKLLSQPAPK